One Brassica napus cultivar Da-Ae chromosome C2, Da-Ae, whole genome shotgun sequence DNA window includes the following coding sequences:
- the LOC125582149 gene encoding uncharacterized protein LOC125582149, which yields MTSNAAESLNNALLPARDSPIMALFEFIRRKLCTWYVSRRTEISKMKGNVPDNIQKILVKQLVLSTGLLVVPCSTWLFEVTHRPTNFGFTVDLDKRTCTCLEFQKLGLPCRHAIAAASCRNM from the coding sequence ATGACTTCTAACGCTGCTGAATCGTTGAATAATGCTCTTCTGCCCGCTCGTGATAGTCCTATAATGGCATTGTTCGAGTTTATTCGCCGGAAGCTGTGTACCTGGTATGTGAGCAGACGCACCGAGATCAGTAAGATGAAGGGAAATGTTCCAGATAATATTCAAAAGATACTGGTCAAACAGCTGGTGCTGTCAACGGGCCTTCTAGTTGTGCCATGTTCGACTTGGTTATTCGAAGTTACGCACAGGCCAACTAATTTTGGTTTCACGGTTGATCTGGATAAACGAACTTGCACTTGCCTCGAATTCCAAAAGCTTGGTTTGCCATGCCGACATGCCATTGCTGCTGCTTCTTGCCGTAATATGTAG